The Hymenobacter baengnokdamensis genome includes a region encoding these proteins:
- a CDS encoding cytochrome c3 family protein: MNSFLSRTSSWVLALLLAVAAPALAQNTASVTKNGVAPGGAAAATPAAAAAPAGAPGAGGGDAAAIAAGDALFKNNCAQCHAVKDKVVGPALGGITKRRSISWIIPWVHNSSKVIASGDEYAVKLYNDNGKQQMPAFPQFSDKEITSIVAWVTSQETAASPTAATGGTTAENAGAADGQDAAGASKYTDVLLIVLVVVLIVLVVTLAIIANLMKDVLQGRKDLDGRDVEVLNQRFDWTKLYHSTVLRGIVGTVFALVLLYEGVQSVMAVGLTQGYQPTQPIAFSHKIHAGENQINCAYCHTSVYKSKSANIPSANICMNCHSQIKTESPEIKKIYRAIERKQPIQWVRIHNLPDLAYFNHSQHTQVGGIQCQTCHGPIQNMDVVYQYSALTMGWCINCHRETPLNTKGNGYYDNLVKLHDKSNNAVPFTVSSNGGTECSKCHY, translated from the coding sequence ATGAATAGCTTTCTATCACGCACCAGTTCGTGGGTGCTCGCACTATTGCTAGCCGTAGCGGCCCCGGCCCTGGCTCAAAATACCGCCTCTGTCACTAAAAACGGCGTGGCCCCCGGCGGAGCAGCCGCTGCCACGCCGGCTGCCGCTGCTGCCCCCGCCGGTGCGCCCGGTGCCGGTGGCGGCGATGCCGCGGCCATTGCGGCCGGCGATGCCTTGTTTAAAAATAACTGTGCTCAGTGCCACGCAGTTAAAGACAAGGTAGTTGGTCCGGCGCTGGGCGGCATTACCAAGCGTCGCTCCATCTCCTGGATTATTCCGTGGGTACATAATTCCAGCAAGGTCATCGCCAGCGGCGACGAGTACGCGGTGAAGCTGTACAACGACAACGGCAAGCAGCAGATGCCCGCCTTCCCCCAGTTCTCGGATAAGGAGATTACGAGTATTGTAGCCTGGGTAACCTCGCAGGAAACGGCTGCCAGTCCAACTGCTGCTACTGGTGGTACCACTGCTGAAAATGCCGGTGCTGCTGACGGTCAGGATGCTGCTGGCGCCAGCAAATACACCGATGTGCTGCTCATCGTGCTCGTGGTAGTACTCATTGTGCTGGTGGTAACCCTCGCCATCATCGCCAACCTGATGAAGGACGTCCTGCAAGGTCGCAAAGACCTGGATGGCCGCGATGTGGAGGTGCTAAACCAGCGCTTCGACTGGACCAAGCTGTATCACTCTACGGTGCTGCGCGGCATAGTGGGGACGGTATTTGCGCTCGTACTGCTTTATGAAGGCGTACAGAGTGTCATGGCCGTGGGCCTGACGCAGGGCTATCAGCCCACCCAGCCGATTGCCTTCTCGCACAAAATCCACGCCGGCGAAAACCAGATTAACTGCGCCTACTGCCATACGTCGGTCTACAAAAGCAAATCGGCCAATATTCCTTCGGCTAACATCTGCATGAACTGCCACTCGCAGATTAAGACGGAGTCGCCGGAAATCAAGAAAATCTACCGCGCCATCGAGCGGAAGCAGCCGATTCAGTGGGTTCGTATCCACAACCTGCCCGACCTGGCGTATTTTAACCACTCGCAGCACACGCAGGTAGGCGGCATTCAGTGCCAGACCTGCCACGGCCCTATCCAGAATATGGACGTGGTATACCAGTACTCGGCGCTGACCATGGGCTGGTGCATCAATTGCCACCGCGAAACGCCCCTCAACACGAAAGGCAATGGCTACTACGACAACCTCGTGAAACTGCACGACAAGTCGAACAACGCCGTCCCCTTCACCGTGTCGTCGAACGGTGGTACCGAGTGCTCGAAGTGCCACTACTAA
- the rpsF gene encoding 30S ribosomal protein S6 has protein sequence MDVRNYETVFILTPVLNEGQVQETVEKFSQVLKENSADLISTEAWGLRKLAYPIQKKSTGYYFTLTYNHSGEGNIVDVLELAFRRDERVIRFLTTVLDKHSVTYNERRRNGEMNQHKAPQAAEAVAQ, from the coding sequence ATGGACGTAAGAAATTACGAGACGGTCTTCATCCTCACCCCCGTGCTAAACGAGGGCCAGGTGCAAGAGACGGTCGAGAAGTTCTCGCAGGTGCTTAAGGAAAATAGCGCCGACCTCATTTCAACTGAAGCCTGGGGCTTGCGCAAGCTGGCTTACCCGATTCAGAAGAAATCCACTGGTTACTACTTCACGCTGACTTACAATCACAGCGGCGAAGGAAATATTGTGGACGTACTGGAGCTGGCATTCCGCCGCGACGAGCGGGTAATCCGCTTCCTCACGACGGTGCTCGACAAGCACTCCGTAACGTACAACGAACGCCGCCGCAACGGCGAGATGAACCAGCACAAGGCTCCGCAAGCAGCCGAAGCCGTAGCGCAGTAA
- the rpsR gene encoding 30S ribosomal protein S18 — MATQNNRNNNRDNGNKPVDTRNKYCRFKKNGIKYVDYKDPNFLLKFVNEQGRLLPRRITGTSLKFQRKVAQAVAKARHLALMPYVTDALK; from the coding sequence ATGGCTACGCAAAATAACCGCAACAACAACCGTGACAACGGCAACAAGCCCGTTGATACGCGCAACAAGTACTGCCGCTTCAAGAAAAACGGCATTAAGTACGTTGACTACAAAGACCCGAACTTTCTGCTCAAGTTTGTGAACGAGCAGGGCCGCTTGCTGCCCCGCCGCATCACGGGCACCAGCCTGAAATTCCAGCGCAAAGTGGCGCAGGCCGTGGCAAAAGCCCGTCACCTGGCCCTGATGCCCTACGTAACTGACGCCCTCAAATAG
- the rplI gene encoding 50S ribosomal protein L9, which translates to MEIILKDDVKGLGYKNDLVTVKSGYGRNYLLPQGLAILADKSAKKIVAENVRQAAHKAEKVKADAQAIADQVGSQVFDLPAKVGETGKIFGRVTTLQLAEALKNKGIDVDRKRLSFDQEPATAGDYTATLNLHKEVKHTVNFRVVAA; encoded by the coding sequence ATGGAAATCATTCTGAAAGACGACGTTAAGGGCCTGGGCTACAAGAACGACCTCGTAACGGTAAAGTCGGGCTACGGCCGTAACTACCTGCTGCCGCAGGGCCTGGCTATTCTGGCCGACAAATCGGCCAAGAAAATTGTCGCTGAGAACGTACGCCAGGCCGCTCACAAAGCGGAGAAAGTGAAAGCTGACGCGCAGGCGATAGCCGACCAGGTAGGCAGCCAGGTATTTGACCTGCCTGCTAAAGTAGGTGAAACCGGCAAAATCTTTGGCCGCGTAACCACGCTGCAACTGGCCGAAGCGCTGAAGAACAAAGGCATCGATGTAGACCGCAAGCGCCTGAGCTTTGACCAGGAGCCGGCTACTGCTGGCGACTACACCGCTACCCTGAACCTGCACAAGGAAGTGAAGCACACGGTTAACTTCCGCGTGGTTGCTGCCTAA
- a CDS encoding GSCFA domain-containing protein, protein MFRTELTIAPQERQLARTARVLTVGSCFADSIGERLRLNKVTTLVNPFGTVFQPLALAQLLRAAAGEAQDWQQHVVEARGRWQSYDFHSTIGAESPVELLQTIQETVRRVGDFVQTADTVLLTLGTAWAYRLRETGELVSNLHKLPAALFEKELLTADEIVNGLAEVHALLRRINPAIRIVLTVSPVRHIKDTLPLNAVSKSVLRVACHYLSELLPGVSYFPAYELLNDELRDYRFYGTDMLHPSEVAEDYIWDKFARAYFDADFGRFRKEWAAVRQSLGHRPLHLGAPEHRTFLDQTRERLERLSGQGVDVRQELRDVQRQLAALPPPKPVRVPEVETDDEERIDIGDDTVATARLHRPEEAASLRPERQRQDGRRDNRRNDRNSQDRRDSRHQPASIQPAEPAQLLPDLLPEESAAIEMPVAETQASAVPTEENETTYPAKKKKRRSRGGAKRTARKHAARLAEEQGTGLAETELLEELAQEATGVALETDNIEISGYLGSESIPASLGEPQPDEPRTAVATAEPSARKRGAGPTPKKSKVITKSGIVKRGRREGLYRVAEPSATLPAAGEPTFTEALPATAPIISPPIIPVALLERPAIADAMETPPAEFPAPAVASEPVAAAAPLRPRRGRPKAAAPQPPAVDETPTPVPVVSPEIPARKAASRPGKPARTAKPAAAKKPATTKKAVPKKAAARTATPPRRRATRTTPPPDEAAS, encoded by the coding sequence ATGTTTCGGACTGAACTAACTATTGCGCCGCAGGAGCGGCAACTAGCGCGCACGGCGCGGGTGCTCACGGTAGGCTCGTGCTTTGCCGACAGTATTGGTGAGCGACTACGGCTAAATAAGGTTACGACGCTGGTCAATCCTTTTGGGACGGTATTTCAACCGCTGGCGCTGGCGCAGCTATTGCGAGCTGCGGCCGGCGAGGCGCAGGATTGGCAACAGCACGTAGTGGAAGCGCGGGGCCGCTGGCAGAGCTACGATTTTCACAGCACTATCGGGGCAGAGTCGCCGGTTGAGCTGTTGCAAACCATCCAGGAAACCGTGCGCCGGGTGGGTGACTTTGTGCAGACCGCCGACACGGTGCTACTTACGCTGGGCACCGCCTGGGCCTACCGCCTGCGCGAAACCGGTGAGTTGGTAAGCAACCTGCACAAGCTCCCAGCCGCGCTGTTTGAAAAGGAGTTGCTGACCGCCGACGAGATTGTAAATGGGCTGGCCGAAGTGCACGCGCTGCTGCGGCGAATCAACCCAGCTATTCGCATTGTTCTGACCGTGAGCCCGGTCAGGCATATCAAAGACACGTTGCCGCTGAATGCCGTGAGCAAGTCGGTGCTACGGGTGGCTTGTCATTATCTAAGTGAGCTGCTGCCGGGCGTAAGCTATTTTCCGGCGTATGAGCTGCTGAACGATGAGCTGCGGGACTATCGCTTCTATGGAACTGACATGCTGCACCCCTCGGAAGTAGCGGAAGACTACATCTGGGACAAATTTGCGCGGGCTTATTTCGATGCTGACTTCGGGCGCTTCCGTAAAGAATGGGCGGCCGTGCGGCAATCGCTGGGCCATCGGCCCCTGCACCTCGGTGCGCCCGAGCACCGTACCTTCCTCGACCAGACCCGCGAGCGGCTGGAGCGGCTTAGCGGCCAGGGCGTGGATGTGCGCCAGGAGCTGCGCGACGTGCAGCGTCAGCTCGCGGCCCTGCCTCCCCCCAAGCCGGTGCGCGTACCGGAAGTGGAGACCGATGACGAAGAGCGCATTGATATTGGTGATGACACAGTGGCTACGGCCCGGCTGCACCGCCCCGAAGAGGCTGCTTCCCTGCGGCCCGAGCGCCAGCGCCAGGACGGCCGACGCGACAACCGACGCAACGACCGCAACAGCCAGGACCGCCGCGATAGCCGGCACCAGCCCGCTAGTATTCAACCTGCTGAGCCAGCGCAGCTTTTACCCGACTTGTTACCGGAGGAGAGCGCGGCGATAGAAATGCCGGTAGCTGAAACGCAGGCAAGCGCAGTGCCCACGGAAGAGAACGAAACTACTTATCCGGCTAAGAAGAAAAAGCGCCGCTCGCGGGGTGGGGCCAAGCGCACCGCCCGCAAGCATGCGGCACGGCTGGCGGAGGAGCAAGGTACTGGCCTGGCCGAAACCGAGCTACTGGAGGAGCTGGCGCAGGAAGCTACGGGCGTAGCGCTGGAAACTGATAACATAGAAATTTCTGGATATTTAGGAAGCGAGTCAATCCCTGCAAGCTTAGGTGAGCCGCAGCCGGATGAGCCGCGGACTGCAGTAGCCACGGCAGAACCATCGGCTCGCAAGCGCGGGGCGGGACCGACTCCTAAAAAGTCGAAAGTCATCACAAAATCGGGCATAGTAAAGCGCGGCCGGCGTGAGGGCTTGTACCGGGTAGCCGAGCCAAGCGCGACCCTACCCGCCGCCGGTGAGCCCACTTTTACGGAAGCGCTGCCGGCAACGGCTCCAATTATCTCGCCGCCTATTATTCCGGTGGCCCTGCTGGAGCGACCAGCCATTGCTGACGCAATGGAGACGCCCCCTGCCGAGTTCCCAGCCCCCGCTGTGGCGTCTGAGCCGGTAGCGGCGGCCGCGCCGCTGCGACCCCGGCGGGGCCGGCCAAAGGCAGCCGCTCCGCAACCCCCAGCCGTCGACGAAACGCCGACGCCAGTACCAGTAGTATCGCCGGAAATACCGGCCAGGAAGGCGGCCAGCCGCCCTGGCAAGCCTGCCCGCACAGCGAAGCCGGCGGCAGCAAAGAAGCCGGCCACCACTAAAAAGGCAGTGCCTAAGAAAGCAGCAGCCCGCACGGCCACCCCGCCCCGGAGGCGTGCCACCCGCACTACACCGCCACCCGATGAGGCTGCAAGCTAA
- a CDS encoding thioredoxin domain-containing protein, with protein sequence MSATSPTRPANRLAHETSPYLLQHAYNPVDWYPWGLAALARAQAEQKPIIVSIGYAACHWCHVMERESFENEQIARVMNAHFVCIKVDREERPDVDQVYMEAVQAMGIQGGWPLNVILTPEAKPFYGGTYFAPGSWAKLLENIAQAYAGAHRAELDSSAERFAQVLQTSELEKYAIGDAPARAVSEEEFKLLVYNLGLRFDSERGGTNRAPKFPMPGIWRFLLRTHHLSGSPNILTQVNLTLREMAWGGLYDQVGGGFARYSVDAQWLVPHFEKMLYDNGQLLSLYSEAFQVTRDPLYREVVFQTVNWVRRELTNPEGGFYSSLDADSEGEEGKFYVWTREELQKLLGDEEPLAAAYYHCTGIGNWEHGRNILHRRQDDADFAQQHNLEPHVLAKLIHGWQKTLLAARAKRVRPGLDDKVLTGWNALMLSGLVAAYRAFGEAEFLALALRNAEFLQANLRQGPRLYRTWKNGRATINGFLEDYALVIEAYVSLYEATFAESWLHEAATLTQYVLDNFFDPAEQQFYYTDASAEPLIARKKELFDNVIPGSNSVMAHNLLRLGRHLENADYQALAAAMLSQVQALAAKEPQHLANWASLYAALLRPGAEVALTGPQAEAWRAELSRHFLPHDILAGSLTTSELPLLAGRSAVDKTIAYVCRDRTCQLPVYSVAETLAQLALRPQ encoded by the coding sequence ATGTCTGCCACCTCCCCTACCCGCCCCGCCAACCGCCTGGCCCACGAAACCAGCCCCTACCTGCTGCAACACGCCTACAACCCGGTTGACTGGTACCCGTGGGGACTAGCGGCGCTGGCGCGGGCCCAGGCCGAGCAGAAGCCGATTATTGTGAGTATTGGGTACGCGGCCTGCCACTGGTGCCACGTAATGGAGCGTGAATCATTTGAAAACGAGCAGATAGCGCGGGTAATGAATGCGCATTTTGTGTGCATCAAGGTTGACAGAGAGGAGCGCCCCGATGTAGACCAGGTGTATATGGAAGCCGTGCAGGCAATGGGCATTCAGGGGGGCTGGCCCCTCAATGTTATTCTCACGCCCGAAGCCAAGCCATTTTACGGCGGCACGTATTTTGCGCCGGGCAGCTGGGCCAAGCTGCTTGAAAACATTGCCCAAGCCTACGCCGGAGCACACCGCGCCGAGCTGGATAGCTCGGCCGAGCGCTTTGCGCAAGTGCTGCAAACCAGCGAGCTGGAAAAATACGCTATTGGCGATGCCCCCGCCCGGGCGGTAAGCGAGGAGGAGTTTAAGCTGCTGGTTTACAACCTGGGCCTGCGCTTCGACAGCGAGCGTGGTGGTACTAACCGCGCTCCGAAGTTTCCGATGCCTGGCATCTGGCGGTTCCTGTTGCGTACGCACCATCTATCGGGAAGCCCGAATATTCTGACGCAAGTCAACCTTACGCTACGCGAAATGGCTTGGGGCGGGCTGTATGACCAAGTGGGCGGGGGCTTTGCCCGCTACTCGGTCGATGCCCAATGGCTGGTGCCGCACTTCGAGAAAATGCTCTATGATAACGGGCAGCTGCTCAGTTTATACAGCGAAGCTTTCCAGGTGACGCGCGACCCGCTGTACCGCGAGGTGGTGTTTCAGACGGTGAATTGGGTGCGGCGCGAGCTGACCAACCCCGAGGGCGGCTTTTATTCGTCGCTCGACGCCGACAGTGAGGGAGAGGAAGGGAAATTCTACGTCTGGACCCGCGAGGAGCTGCAAAAGCTGCTGGGCGACGAGGAGCCGCTGGCCGCCGCTTACTACCACTGCACGGGTATCGGCAACTGGGAGCACGGCCGCAATATTCTGCACCGGCGGCAAGACGATGCCGACTTTGCGCAACAGCACAACCTGGAGCCGCACGTGCTGGCCAAGCTCATCCATGGCTGGCAGAAGACGCTGTTGGCAGCGCGGGCCAAGCGCGTGCGCCCCGGCCTCGACGACAAAGTACTCACCGGCTGGAACGCCTTGATGCTGAGTGGCCTCGTGGCTGCTTACCGGGCTTTTGGCGAAGCAGAGTTTCTGGCGCTGGCGTTGCGCAATGCCGAATTTTTGCAAGCCAACCTGCGCCAGGGGCCGCGCCTGTACCGCACTTGGAAGAACGGCCGCGCCACCATCAACGGCTTTCTGGAAGACTATGCGCTGGTGATAGAAGCCTACGTGAGCCTCTACGAAGCTACGTTTGCCGAAAGCTGGCTGCACGAGGCTGCAACACTCACGCAGTACGTGCTCGACAATTTTTTTGACCCCGCCGAGCAGCAGTTCTATTACACAGATGCCAGCGCGGAACCGCTCATCGCCCGCAAAAAAGAGCTGTTCGACAACGTTATTCCCGGCTCCAACTCGGTGATGGCGCACAACCTGCTGCGTCTGGGCCGCCACCTCGAAAACGCTGACTACCAGGCCCTGGCCGCGGCTATGCTAAGCCAGGTACAAGCCCTGGCCGCCAAAGAGCCGCAGCACTTGGCCAATTGGGCCAGCCTCTACGCCGCGCTGCTGCGCCCTGGCGCCGAAGTAGCCCTTACCGGGCCACAGGCTGAGGCCTGGCGCGCCGAGCTAAGCCGGCACTTTCTGCCGCATGATATCCTTGCTGGCAGCCTGACTACCAGCGAGCTACCACTTCTGGCCGGGCGCTCGGCTGTTGACAAAACCATTGCTTATGTGTGCCGTGACCGCACCTGCCAGCTGCCGGTGTATTCCGTGGCTGAAACACTGGCGCAACTCGCATTGCGCCCGCAATAG
- the priA gene encoding replication restart helicase PriA, with amino-acid sequence MSLTFEFASPTPAPTVLPDRVTLFVDVILPLPLPKLYTYRVPYELNDNVVIGGRVIVQFGAKRTLSCIVAAVHETPPKEYQAKYILEFIDDAPVVTQPQLKLFRWIADYYLCTLGEVINAALPAALKLSSESRIQLHPAYVADGSPYPLDDKEQRIVDNLRTEDGKALTFTEVGEVLGIASFHKVIKSLIQKDVIFLFEQLADKYSPKVVKKVRLAHHFVSTAAVERLFEDLATKPKQVDVLLKYLQRVPVHHNEHLNYQGLEKAALTSSPHLSPSAVNTLIKNGILEQFDQIVSRFPLDENPLAQMPFQLSEAQTVAHDEVMNLFGQKDIVLLHGVTGSGKTEIYIDLIRKALDGGGQVLYLLPEIALTAQIVTRLMRVFGTRLGVYHSKFSDNERVEVWNGVLSGRFQVVVGVRSAVFLPFDNLALVIVDEEHESSYKQYDPAPRYNAREVALMMGNFQGAKVLLGSATPAVETYYQARQGRYGLVTLSKRFGEAGMPEIELIDTRKLREAKKMHNHFSADLLNAMESKIAQHEQVILFQNRRGYAPVVACQDCGYIPKCQSCAVSLSYHKHAHELRCHYCGYHEGMPTQCPACGSRTLRTQGFGTEKLEDDLKIMLPQANVQRMDLDTTRAKNAYQQIIGDFEQQKTNVLVGTQMVTKGLDFENVSLVGIVNADSIIHYPDYRAHERAYQMFVQVSGRAGRKGKKGKVLIQTADPTQVIFDKVIRNDYIEFYEYEIQQRREHEYPPFARMIKLTVKHMDQELAQKAAILLTQELADRLGRGPVLGPEAPYIFRIRNFFLQEIVIKLSREHTVLKAAKLAICAAMDVVRDQKEFRQARLVADVDPM; translated from the coding sequence GTGTCGCTTACGTTCGAATTTGCTTCGCCTACCCCCGCGCCCACCGTCCTGCCCGACCGCGTGACGCTGTTCGTAGACGTGATTTTGCCCCTGCCCCTGCCCAAGCTCTACACCTACCGGGTGCCTTACGAGCTGAACGACAATGTAGTAATCGGGGGCCGGGTTATTGTGCAGTTTGGGGCCAAGCGCACGCTAAGCTGCATTGTGGCCGCCGTGCACGAAACGCCGCCCAAGGAATACCAGGCCAAGTACATTCTGGAATTTATCGACGACGCGCCCGTCGTAACCCAGCCGCAGCTCAAGCTTTTTCGCTGGATTGCCGACTACTACCTGTGTACGCTGGGTGAGGTAATAAACGCCGCGCTGCCGGCCGCACTCAAGCTCAGCTCCGAGTCGCGCATTCAGCTGCACCCGGCGTACGTGGCCGATGGCAGCCCCTACCCGCTCGACGATAAGGAGCAGCGCATCGTGGACAACCTGCGCACCGAAGACGGCAAGGCCCTCACGTTTACTGAAGTGGGCGAGGTGCTGGGCATCGCGTCGTTTCATAAGGTTATCAAGTCGCTGATTCAGAAAGACGTTATCTTTCTATTTGAGCAGCTTGCTGATAAATATTCGCCCAAAGTGGTGAAGAAAGTCCGCCTGGCTCATCACTTCGTCAGTACGGCCGCCGTGGAGCGGCTATTTGAAGACCTGGCCACCAAGCCCAAGCAGGTAGATGTGCTGCTCAAATACCTGCAGCGCGTGCCAGTGCACCACAACGAGCACCTCAATTATCAGGGCCTGGAGAAGGCGGCGCTGACCAGCTCGCCCCACCTCTCGCCTTCGGCAGTGAATACCTTGATAAAGAACGGAATACTAGAGCAGTTTGACCAGATTGTGTCGCGGTTTCCGCTCGATGAGAACCCGCTGGCCCAAATGCCTTTTCAGCTTAGCGAGGCGCAGACCGTGGCCCACGACGAGGTGATGAATCTGTTTGGGCAGAAAGACATCGTACTGTTGCACGGCGTAACGGGCTCGGGCAAAACGGAGATTTACATCGACCTCATTCGCAAGGCGCTCGATGGGGGCGGCCAGGTGCTGTACCTGCTGCCCGAAATCGCGCTCACGGCCCAGATTGTAACCCGGCTGATGCGCGTGTTCGGCACGCGGCTGGGCGTGTACCACTCCAAATTTTCGGACAACGAGCGGGTCGAGGTATGGAATGGGGTGCTATCAGGACGCTTTCAGGTAGTGGTAGGCGTGCGCTCAGCGGTGTTTCTGCCCTTCGATAACCTGGCGCTCGTTATCGTCGACGAGGAGCACGAGTCGAGCTACAAGCAGTACGACCCCGCCCCGCGCTACAATGCCCGCGAGGTGGCCCTGATGATGGGCAACTTTCAGGGCGCCAAGGTGCTGCTGGGCTCGGCCACGCCGGCCGTCGAAACCTACTACCAGGCCCGCCAGGGCCGCTACGGGCTCGTGACGCTGAGCAAGCGCTTCGGCGAAGCCGGCATGCCGGAGATTGAGCTGATTGACACCCGCAAGCTGCGCGAGGCCAAGAAGATGCACAACCACTTCTCGGCCGACTTGCTGAACGCGATGGAAAGCAAGATTGCGCAGCATGAACAGGTTATTCTGTTCCAGAACCGACGGGGCTACGCACCGGTGGTAGCCTGCCAGGATTGCGGCTACATTCCGAAGTGCCAGAGCTGCGCCGTGAGCCTGAGCTACCACAAGCACGCCCACGAGCTGCGCTGCCACTACTGCGGCTACCACGAAGGCATGCCTACTCAGTGCCCGGCCTGCGGCTCAAGGACGCTGCGCACCCAGGGCTTTGGCACCGAGAAGCTGGAAGACGACCTCAAAATAATGCTGCCTCAGGCCAACGTGCAACGCATGGACCTGGACACGACCCGCGCCAAAAATGCCTATCAGCAGATTATCGGCGACTTCGAGCAGCAGAAAACCAACGTGCTCGTGGGTACCCAGATGGTAACCAAGGGCCTCGACTTTGAGAACGTGAGCCTGGTAGGCATCGTCAATGCCGACAGCATCATTCATTATCCCGACTACCGGGCCCACGAGCGCGCCTACCAGATGTTTGTGCAGGTGAGCGGGCGGGCGGGCCGCAAAGGCAAGAAAGGCAAGGTGTTAATCCAGACGGCTGACCCCACCCAGGTAATTTTCGACAAGGTCATCCGCAACGACTACATAGAGTTTTATGAATATGAGATTCAGCAGCGGCGCGAGCACGAATACCCGCCGTTTGCCCGCATGATAAAGCTGACGGTGAAGCATATGGACCAGGAGCTGGCCCAGAAAGCCGCCATTTTGCTCACGCAGGAGCTGGCCGACCGCCTGGGGCGCGGCCCGGTGCTGGGGCCGGAGGCACCGTATATATTCAGAATTCGCAATTTCTTTCTGCAGGAAATCGTCATCAAGCTCAGCCGGGAGCACACCGTGCTGAAGGCGGCCAAGCTGGCTATTTGTGCCGCCATGGACGTGGTGCGCGACCAGAAGGAATTCCGGCAGGCCCGCCTCGTGGCCGACGTGGACCCCATGTGA
- a CDS encoding class I SAM-dependent methyltransferase: MKNAVVLWVGLGALAGAAACTQLPMESNVASRASLQATTITARPPDSAGYEDRPPRDPNGIGRYYQGRQIAHVMGHEGAGWLERDDRSQEEGTETLLHELHLKPTDVVADIGAGTGFFSFRLAPLVPRGKVLAVDIQPEMIAELTQRQLKNGLRNVEPILGTTTDPHLPAGKVDVVLIVDAYHEFDRPREMGAAIRGALRPGTGRLALVEYRAEDPAVPIKPIHKMTVAQARKEMEAIGLEFVEVRETLPQQHLLLFRRPAK; encoded by the coding sequence ATGAAGAATGCCGTTGTGCTATGGGTGGGACTGGGAGCCCTGGCCGGAGCCGCTGCCTGCACGCAGCTGCCAATGGAGTCGAATGTGGCCAGCCGGGCCAGTTTGCAGGCGACCACTATCACGGCCCGCCCGCCCGATTCGGCAGGCTATGAAGACCGGCCGCCCCGCGACCCTAACGGCATTGGTCGCTACTACCAGGGCCGTCAGATTGCCCATGTAATGGGCCACGAAGGTGCCGGCTGGCTGGAGCGCGACGACCGCAGCCAGGAAGAAGGCACCGAAACGCTGCTTCACGAGCTGCACCTGAAGCCTACAGACGTGGTAGCCGATATTGGCGCGGGCACGGGCTTTTTCTCGTTTCGGCTGGCCCCGCTGGTGCCGCGCGGCAAGGTGCTGGCGGTTGATATTCAGCCCGAAATGATAGCTGAGCTAACGCAGCGCCAGCTCAAAAACGGCTTGCGAAATGTGGAGCCCATACTTGGCACCACTACCGACCCGCACCTGCCGGCCGGCAAGGTTGATGTGGTACTCATTGTGGATGCTTACCACGAGTTTGACCGGCCCCGCGAGATGGGCGCGGCCATTCGGGGAGCCCTGCGGCCGGGTACCGGCCGGCTCGCGCTCGTGGAGTACCGGGCCGAAGACCCCGCGGTGCCCATCAAGCCCATTCATAAGATGACCGTGGCCCAGGCCCGCAAGGAGATGGAAGCCATCGGGCTGGAATTTGTGGAAGTGCGCGAAACGCTGCCGCAGCAGCACTTGCTGCTGTTTCGGCGGCCAGCTAAATAG